One Lacunisphaera limnophila DNA window includes the following coding sequences:
- a CDS encoding SufE family protein: MTLAEKQQQMIEDLALIEDPQERLSAIVDRARKRPALPEAERTEAHRVQGCISQAWVVGEMRDGTCHFRSDADSPLVRGLLALLCDFYSAAAPADVAATEPELFEKLGLARNLTPTRLNGLRSVRARIRDYAAAQGR; encoded by the coding sequence GTGACCCTCGCCGAAAAACAGCAGCAGATGATCGAGGACCTCGCCCTGATCGAGGACCCGCAGGAACGCCTCTCCGCCATCGTGGACCGCGCCCGGAAACGTCCCGCGCTGCCGGAGGCCGAACGCACCGAGGCCCACCGCGTCCAGGGCTGTATCTCGCAGGCCTGGGTCGTGGGCGAGATGCGCGACGGCACCTGCCACTTCCGCTCCGACGCCGATTCCCCGCTCGTGCGCGGCCTCCTGGCCCTGCTGTGCGATTTCTACAGCGCGGCCGCGCCGGCCGACGTGGCCGCCACCGAGCCCGAGCTTTTCGAGAAACTGGGCCTCGCCCGCAACCTCACCCCCACGCGCCTCAACGGCCTGCGCAGCGTGCGCGCCCGGATCCGCGACTACGCCGCCGCCCAGGGGCGTTGA
- a CDS encoding LysR family transcriptional regulator produces MNVHHLELFYYVAKHGGISAAVRKIPYGIQQPAVSGQVGKLEKDLGVRLFERSPFRLTAAGERLFDHVQPFFEGLAPLAAELQEAAGPELRIGGAEMVLRDHLPGVMRRLRTRFPKLKLSLRTLGFQAEAETWLRNGHADVVFAPVYAKAPAGLKQTRFASVPLMLQVPLKSPLKSAAELWARKKITEPLICLPASTGITRDFFATLQKRGVTWRNVIEVTSLDLVTRYVANGDGIGLNVLVNPKAKSREVRLLPLAGFAPVTMGALWRGEPSPLVQAAIDSVRAYAQATWPDWVCGE; encoded by the coding sequence ATGAACGTCCATCACCTCGAGCTGTTCTACTACGTGGCGAAGCATGGCGGCATCAGTGCGGCGGTGCGGAAGATCCCGTATGGCATCCAGCAGCCGGCAGTCAGCGGCCAGGTGGGCAAGCTGGAGAAGGACCTGGGGGTGCGGCTGTTTGAGCGGAGCCCGTTCCGGCTAACGGCGGCGGGCGAGCGGCTCTTCGACCACGTGCAGCCGTTCTTCGAGGGCCTGGCCCCGCTGGCGGCGGAGCTGCAGGAGGCGGCGGGTCCCGAACTGCGGATCGGCGGGGCCGAGATGGTCCTGCGCGACCATCTGCCCGGTGTGATGCGGCGGCTCCGCACGCGTTTCCCGAAGTTGAAACTCAGCCTGCGCACCCTCGGCTTCCAGGCGGAGGCCGAGACGTGGCTGCGCAACGGCCACGCCGACGTGGTGTTCGCGCCGGTCTATGCCAAGGCCCCGGCGGGGCTGAAGCAGACACGATTCGCCAGCGTGCCGCTGATGTTGCAGGTGCCGCTGAAGTCGCCGCTCAAGTCGGCCGCGGAGCTGTGGGCCCGGAAGAAGATCACCGAGCCACTGATCTGCCTGCCGGCGAGCACGGGCATCACCAGGGACTTTTTCGCCACGCTGCAGAAGCGGGGGGTCACTTGGCGCAACGTCATCGAGGTGACCTCGCTCGATCTCGTGACCCGGTATGTGGCCAATGGCGATGGCATCGGCCTCAATGTGTTGGTGAACCCCAAGGCGAAGTCGCGCGAGGTGCGCCTCCTGCCCCTCGCGGGCTTTGCGCCCGTGACGATGGGCGCGTTGTGGCGGGGCGAGCCGTCGCCGTTGGTGCAGGCCGCGATCGACAGCGTGCGGGCCTACGCACAGGCGACCTGGCCGGACTGGGTATGCGGGGAGTAG
- a CDS encoding fatty acid desaturase CarF family protein translates to MHLLLQILLVAAQVVLIVGLADFVAGLVHWAEDAYFTEETPVIGPHVIVPNIVHHHLPRYFTRLSWWESSRLLVLAGLVLLALAWPLGLVTWQLLLFIAVSVNANEIHKMAHRTRAENGWFISKLQDWRILQTARHHGLHHADPKNTYYCPVTNFVNPLLERIEFWPRLEAFIALRTGVTHRHDTAVRGQGPGPAWLEQFRPQPAARPCGRTCPNCPCGQTPAVNERRAA, encoded by the coding sequence ATGCACCTCCTTCTCCAAATCCTGCTGGTCGCCGCACAGGTTGTCCTGATCGTCGGCCTCGCCGACTTCGTCGCCGGTCTCGTCCATTGGGCCGAAGACGCCTACTTCACCGAGGAAACCCCGGTGATCGGCCCGCACGTCATCGTGCCCAACATCGTGCATCATCACCTGCCGCGCTATTTCACGCGCCTGTCGTGGTGGGAAAGCTCCCGCCTGCTGGTGCTGGCCGGCCTGGTCCTCCTCGCGCTCGCCTGGCCGCTCGGCCTCGTCACGTGGCAGCTCCTGCTGTTCATCGCCGTCAGCGTGAACGCCAATGAAATCCACAAGATGGCCCACCGCACCCGCGCCGAGAACGGCTGGTTCATCTCGAAATTGCAGGACTGGCGCATCCTGCAGACCGCCCGCCATCACGGTTTGCACCATGCCGACCCGAAGAACACCTACTACTGCCCCGTCACCAACTTCGTAAACCCCCTGCTTGAGCGCATCGAGTTCTGGCCGCGCCTGGAGGCGTTCATCGCCCTCCGCACCGGCGTCACCCACCGCCATGACACCGCCGTGCGCGGCCAGGGTCCCGGCCCGGCCTGGCTGGAACAATTTCGTCCCCAGCCCGCGGCGCGCCCCTGTGGCCGGACCTGCCCCAACTGCCCGTGCGGCCAAACTCCGGCCGTCAACGAGCGCAGGGCGGCTTGA
- a CDS encoding TatD family hydrolase produces the protein MVSTSNGHFPLQLEADCCHLAPVPVLPLYDAHQHFHFDPLPPHRAALLADLQAVGLRRAVVNATNEEEWPVVAALARTHACLLPSHGIHPWDCGQRSPHWLTGLRAALLADPSAGVGEIGLDRWIIDGVRPDDPRIAGLRVAPLDEQAEVCAAQLTLAAELNRAASIHCVQAYGALLDLLRQTPRPARGFLLHGYGGPAEMVRSFADLGAYFSFNIELLQPRLAARLENFRTIPADRLLVETDAPTKPPPPELNRFPLPGGDGTELNHPANIRVAYEQLATLRGMPLETLATLVETNFHQLFL, from the coding sequence GTGGTTTCCACCTCTAACGGCCACTTTCCGCTCCAACTTGAGGCCGATTGCTGCCACCTTGCCCCCGTTCCCGTGCTCCCACTCTACGACGCCCACCAGCATTTCCATTTCGACCCGCTGCCCCCCCACCGGGCCGCCTTGCTGGCCGATCTGCAGGCCGTGGGTCTCCGCCGCGCCGTCGTCAACGCCACCAACGAGGAGGAATGGCCCGTCGTCGCCGCCCTCGCCCGCACCCACGCCTGCCTCCTCCCCAGCCACGGCATCCACCCCTGGGACTGCGGCCAGCGTTCCCCCCACTGGCTCACCGGCCTGCGCGCCGCCCTGCTCGCTGACCCCTCCGCCGGGGTCGGCGAGATCGGCCTGGACCGCTGGATCATCGACGGCGTGCGCCCTGACGACCCCCGCATCGCCGGCCTGCGGGTCGCGCCCCTGGACGAACAGGCCGAGGTCTGCGCCGCCCAACTGACCCTCGCCGCCGAACTCAACCGCGCCGCCTCGATCCACTGCGTGCAGGCCTATGGCGCCCTGCTTGACCTGCTCCGGCAGACCCCCCGGCCCGCCCGCGGCTTTCTCCTACACGGCTACGGCGGGCCGGCGGAAATGGTCCGGAGCTTCGCCGATCTCGGCGCCTATTTCTCCTTCAACATCGAGCTGCTCCAGCCCCGCCTCGCCGCCCGGCTGGAGAACTTCCGGACCATCCCGGCCGACCGCCTGCTCGTCGAGACCGACGCCCCCACCAAGCCGCCCCCGCCCGAACTCAACCGCTTCCCCCTCCCCGGTGGCGACGGCACCGAGCTGAACCACCCGGCCAATATCCGCGTGGCGTACGAGCAACTCGCCACCCTGCGCGGCATGCCCCTCGAGACCCTGGCGACCCTGGTGGAAACCAACTTCCACCAACTGTTTCTGTAA
- a CDS encoding nitronate monooxygenase produces the protein MANPTIIQGGMGVGVSGWRLARAVAQTGQLGVVSGTALPLVLARQLQLGDPDGDLARVLAHFPRPDLVDRIWSAYHVPGGKPTDAPFKAIPMPGLRPSEAYLDLAVLSAFAEVSLAKEGHDGRVGINLLEKIQFPTLPTLLGAMLAGVDYVLMGAGIPRTIPGVLDALARGEPAELKIDIADATDANDGLTRFDPRPYLGNPPCTLLRPQFLAIISSATLALTLARKSNGRVDGFIVEGPLAGGHNAPPRGPMVLSASGEPVYGPRDVPELPKIRDLGLPFWLAGSVAQPDKLAEARAAGAAGIQVGTAFAFCAESGLLPDLKRRVCELSRTIGALRVRTDPLASPTGFPFKVLQLLGTLSEETRVFARQRICDLGYLRQAYQRPDGTIGYRCASEPVEDYVRKGGTIEDTKGRLCLCNGLMANIGLGQLRPEGPEDALITAGDDVAHLARFLPEGADSYHAADVIRWLLGTPATA, from the coding sequence ATGGCAAATCCAACGATCATCCAAGGCGGCATGGGCGTCGGCGTCTCCGGCTGGCGCCTCGCCCGCGCGGTCGCCCAAACCGGCCAACTCGGCGTCGTCTCCGGCACCGCCCTGCCCCTCGTGCTCGCCCGGCAACTCCAGCTCGGTGACCCCGACGGCGACCTCGCCCGCGTGCTCGCCCACTTCCCCCGGCCCGACCTCGTCGACCGCATCTGGTCCGCCTACCATGTCCCCGGCGGCAAACCCACCGACGCCCCCTTCAAGGCCATCCCGATGCCCGGCCTGCGACCCAGCGAGGCCTACCTCGATCTGGCCGTCCTCTCCGCCTTCGCCGAGGTCAGCCTCGCCAAGGAAGGCCATGACGGCCGCGTGGGCATCAATCTCCTGGAAAAGATCCAGTTCCCCACCCTCCCCACCCTCCTCGGCGCCATGCTCGCCGGCGTGGACTATGTGCTGATGGGCGCCGGCATCCCGCGGACCATCCCCGGCGTCCTCGACGCCCTCGCCCGCGGGGAACCGGCGGAACTCAAGATCGACATCGCCGACGCGACCGACGCCAACGACGGCCTCACCCGTTTCGACCCCCGTCCCTACCTCGGCAACCCGCCGTGCACGCTCTTGCGCCCGCAGTTCCTTGCCATCATTTCCTCGGCCACCCTCGCCCTCACCCTCGCCCGCAAGTCCAACGGCCGGGTCGACGGCTTCATCGTGGAAGGCCCGCTCGCCGGGGGCCACAACGCCCCGCCCCGCGGGCCGATGGTGCTGAGCGCGAGCGGCGAACCCGTCTACGGTCCGCGCGACGTCCCCGAACTCCCCAAGATCCGCGACCTCGGGCTCCCCTTCTGGCTCGCCGGCTCGGTCGCCCAGCCGGACAAGCTCGCCGAGGCCCGCGCCGCCGGCGCGGCCGGCATCCAGGTCGGCACCGCCTTCGCGTTCTGCGCGGAATCCGGCCTGCTCCCCGACCTCAAGCGCCGCGTTTGCGAACTCAGCCGCACGATCGGCGCCCTCCGCGTCCGCACCGACCCGCTCGCCTCGCCCACCGGTTTCCCGTTCAAGGTCCTCCAGCTGCTCGGCACCCTTTCGGAAGAGACCCGCGTCTTCGCCCGCCAGCGCATCTGCGATCTCGGCTACCTCCGCCAGGCCTACCAGCGCCCCGACGGCACCATCGGCTACCGCTGCGCCAGCGAGCCGGTCGAGGACTACGTCCGCAAGGGCGGCACAATCGAGGACACCAAGGGCCGGCTCTGTCTCTGCAACGGTCTCATGGCCAACATCGGCCTCGGCCAGCTCCGGCCCGAGGGCCCGGAGGACGCCCTGATCACCGCCGGTGACGATGTTGCGCATCTCGCGCGTTTCCTCCCCGAGGGCGCCGACTCCTACCACGCCGCCGACGTCATCCGCTGGCTGCTCGGCACCCCCGCGACCGCGTAA
- a CDS encoding tRNA threonylcarbamoyladenosine dehydratase, with product MELTEDYLQRFGGLGRLYGTAALPRLQAAHVAVIGVGGVGSWVVEGLARSGIGAITLIDLDDVCVTNVNRQLPALDGNIGRPKVTALAERVRLINPACRVTAVAEFFTVESAPRLLESRYAWVVDCIDAVTNKAHVLAECGKRGQRVVTVGGAGGKRDATRIRVGDLGGAHGDDLLKMVRRKLRRDHGFAKGEGNDYGIPCVSSQERPVFPWADGTCASEPEAGSNLRLDCASGFGTAVFVTAAFGFAAAGEVVRRVAGG from the coding sequence ATGGAATTAACCGAAGATTATCTGCAGCGGTTCGGTGGGCTGGGCCGGCTTTATGGCACGGCGGCCCTGCCGCGGCTGCAGGCGGCGCATGTGGCCGTGATCGGCGTGGGCGGGGTGGGCTCGTGGGTGGTCGAGGGCTTGGCGCGATCCGGCATCGGGGCGATCACCCTGATCGATTTGGACGATGTGTGCGTGACCAACGTGAACCGGCAGCTGCCGGCCTTGGACGGCAACATCGGGCGGCCGAAGGTCACGGCGCTGGCCGAGCGCGTGCGGCTCATCAACCCGGCGTGCCGCGTGACGGCGGTCGCGGAATTTTTCACGGTGGAGTCGGCGCCCCGGTTGCTGGAATCCCGGTACGCGTGGGTGGTTGACTGCATTGATGCGGTGACCAACAAGGCGCACGTGCTCGCCGAGTGCGGCAAGCGCGGGCAGCGCGTCGTCACCGTCGGCGGGGCGGGCGGCAAGCGCGACGCAACGCGCATCCGCGTCGGTGACCTGGGGGGCGCGCATGGCGACGATCTGCTGAAGATGGTGCGGCGGAAACTGCGGCGCGACCACGGCTTCGCGAAAGGCGAGGGGAATGACTATGGCATCCCCTGCGTTTCATCGCAGGAGCGGCCGGTGTTTCCGTGGGCGGATGGCACGTGTGCGAGCGAACCGGAGGCGGGCTCGAACCTGCGGCTGGATTGCGCGTCGGGATTCGGCACGGCGGTGTTCGTGACCGCGGCGTTCGGGTTTGCGGCCGCCGGCGAGGTGGTGCGGCGGGTGGCGGGTGGGTAG
- a CDS encoding NAD-dependent malic enzyme, translating into MKNYRHGKRGVDLLHDPLLNKGTAFSDHERTVLGLRGLLPPRIHTQAEQVTRVLGSLRRKTSDLEKYIYLIALQERNEALFYRVVTDHLDEMMPIIYTPTVGQACQRWGHIFRRSRGLYITAADRGRIMTLLRNWPYSDVRMIVATDGERILGLGDLGANGMGIPVGKLSLYTACAGIHPAQCLPIMLDVGTNTQSLLDDPLYIGTPQKRLRGPEYDDLVEELVRAVQQMYPAACFQFEDFGNANAFALLQRYQDRICCFNDDIQGTASVTLAGLYSAARLSGVRLADLRILFYGAGEAGIGIGDLIVEALAAEGVGEAAARRQCWFFDSKGLVVRSRTDLVAHKQRFAHDHAPATDLTAAITELKPHALIGVSGMAGAFTEPAVRAMAALNPRPIIFALSNPTSKSECTAEQAYTWTNGAAIYASGSPFAPVTLDGRTHVPGQGNNAYIFPGVGLGVIASQATRVTDEMFLSAARTLASLATDRDLAQGRVYPELARIREVSSAIALAVAGIAFDRGLTRQMRPADLPALIKAHMYQPDYEEYI; encoded by the coding sequence ATGAAAAACTATCGACATGGCAAACGCGGCGTGGACCTGTTGCACGACCCCCTCCTCAACAAGGGCACCGCCTTCTCCGACCACGAGCGCACGGTCCTCGGCCTGCGCGGCCTCCTGCCCCCCCGCATCCACACCCAGGCGGAACAGGTCACCCGGGTGCTCGGCAGCCTCCGCCGTAAGACTTCGGACCTCGAGAAATACATCTACCTCATCGCCCTCCAGGAGCGGAACGAGGCCCTCTTCTACCGCGTCGTCACCGACCACCTCGACGAGATGATGCCCATCATCTACACTCCGACGGTCGGCCAGGCCTGCCAGCGCTGGGGCCATATCTTCCGCCGCTCGCGCGGGCTCTACATCACCGCGGCCGACCGCGGCCGGATCATGACCCTCCTCCGCAACTGGCCCTACTCCGATGTGCGCATGATCGTCGCAACCGACGGCGAGCGCATCCTCGGCCTCGGTGACCTCGGCGCCAACGGCATGGGCATCCCCGTGGGCAAACTCTCGCTCTACACCGCCTGCGCCGGCATCCACCCCGCCCAGTGCCTGCCCATCATGCTCGATGTCGGCACCAACACCCAGAGCCTGCTGGACGACCCGCTCTACATCGGCACCCCGCAAAAGCGCCTCCGCGGACCCGAATACGACGACCTCGTCGAGGAACTCGTCCGCGCCGTGCAACAGATGTACCCGGCGGCCTGCTTCCAGTTCGAGGACTTCGGCAACGCCAACGCCTTCGCCCTGCTCCAGCGTTACCAGGACCGCATCTGCTGCTTCAACGACGACATCCAGGGCACCGCGAGCGTCACGCTCGCCGGGCTCTACTCCGCCGCCCGCCTCTCCGGCGTCCGGCTGGCCGACCTGCGCATCCTCTTCTACGGCGCGGGCGAGGCCGGCATCGGCATCGGCGACCTGATCGTCGAGGCCCTCGCCGCCGAGGGCGTCGGCGAGGCCGCCGCCCGCCGCCAATGCTGGTTCTTCGACTCCAAGGGCCTCGTCGTCCGGTCCCGCACCGACCTCGTGGCGCACAAGCAGCGCTTCGCCCACGACCATGCCCCCGCCACCGACCTCACGGCCGCGATCACCGAGCTCAAGCCCCACGCCCTCATCGGCGTCTCCGGCATGGCCGGCGCCTTCACCGAGCCCGCGGTCCGGGCCATGGCCGCCCTCAACCCGCGCCCGATCATCTTCGCCCTCTCCAACCCGACCTCCAAATCCGAGTGCACCGCGGAGCAGGCTTACACTTGGACCAACGGCGCCGCGATCTACGCCAGCGGCAGCCCGTTCGCCCCGGTCACCCTGGACGGACGCACGCATGTCCCCGGCCAGGGCAACAACGCCTACATCTTCCCGGGCGTCGGCCTCGGCGTGATCGCCAGCCAGGCCACCCGCGTCACCGACGAAATGTTCCTCAGTGCCGCCCGCACGCTCGCCAGTCTCGCCACGGATCGCGACCTGGCCCAGGGCCGGGTGTATCCCGAACTGGCGCGCATCCGCGAGGTCTCCTCCGCCATCGCCCTCGCCGTGGCCGGGATCGCCTTCGACCGCGGCCTCACGCGCCAGATGCGCCCCGCCGACCTCCCCGCCCTCATCAAGGCGCACATGTATCAACCCGACTACGAGGAATACATCTGA
- a CDS encoding AAA family ATPase, whose protein sequence is METEIPIRVQRIAVYGPESTGKTELAARLAAYFGAPLVAEYARERCDVQGVLTLEDMLPVAREQWRREDEAVRNVLGQAAEGQRPPRVICDTDALTTMLWSDLLYGTTPEEVRRGAEQRCRQYAHYLLLDIDVPFAPDPQRCFPDPADREKAMRVWRGALERRGLPYTLIRGDWAERERAAIAAINGIR, encoded by the coding sequence ATGGAAACTGAAATCCCAATCCGCGTGCAACGCATCGCCGTTTACGGGCCCGAATCCACGGGCAAGACCGAGCTGGCCGCGCGGCTGGCGGCGTATTTTGGCGCACCGCTCGTGGCCGAATATGCCCGGGAGCGCTGCGACGTGCAGGGGGTGTTGACGCTGGAGGACATGCTGCCGGTGGCCCGCGAGCAGTGGCGGCGGGAGGACGAGGCGGTACGGAACGTCCTGGGCCAGGCCGCCGAAGGGCAACGGCCGCCGCGGGTGATTTGCGACACGGATGCGCTGACCACCATGCTGTGGAGCGATTTGCTGTACGGCACGACGCCGGAGGAGGTCAGGCGCGGGGCGGAGCAGCGGTGCCGGCAGTATGCACACTACCTGCTGCTCGACATCGACGTGCCCTTTGCGCCCGACCCGCAGCGGTGTTTTCCCGACCCGGCGGACCGGGAGAAGGCGATGCGGGTGTGGCGCGGGGCGCTGGAGAGGCGCGGCCTGCCTTATACGTTGATCCGCGGGGATTGGGCCGAGCGGGAGCGCGCGGCCATCGCCGCGATCAACGGGATCAGGTAG
- the pnuC gene encoding nicotinamide riboside transporter PnuC encodes MSPAEIIGTVLGVIGVALMIRQNIWGWPVGLVQVAVYAWVFYGAKLYSDVILQGCFFVIQGYGWWHWVRGDGARANSPASDQRGEVAAPPSLPVTRLSAAGMLSGLGLGAVATAGWGAYMHRTTDAALPYWDAGILVFSLIAQGLQARKKLENWALWLGVNTVAIGVYWAKDLRLTAGLYVIFWAMALWGWREWRRAAGGPAATGPT; translated from the coding sequence ATGAGCCCCGCGGAAATCATCGGCACGGTGCTGGGGGTGATTGGCGTGGCGCTGATGATCCGCCAGAACATCTGGGGCTGGCCGGTCGGGCTGGTGCAAGTGGCGGTGTATGCCTGGGTGTTTTACGGGGCGAAGCTCTACTCTGACGTGATCCTGCAGGGCTGTTTTTTTGTGATCCAGGGCTACGGGTGGTGGCATTGGGTCAGAGGCGATGGCGCGCGGGCAAACTCGCCGGCATCGGACCAACGCGGCGAGGTCGCGGCGCCGCCCTCCCTGCCGGTGACGCGGTTGAGTGCCGCGGGCATGCTGAGCGGGCTCGGGCTCGGGGCCGTGGCGACCGCCGGCTGGGGCGCCTACATGCACCGCACCACCGATGCGGCGTTGCCGTATTGGGATGCGGGCATCCTGGTGTTCAGCCTGATCGCGCAGGGCCTGCAGGCACGCAAGAAGCTGGAGAACTGGGCGCTGTGGCTGGGCGTCAACACGGTGGCGATCGGAGTGTATTGGGCGAAGGACCTGCGGCTGACGGCCGGGCTGTATGTGATCTTCTGGGCGATGGCCCTCTGGGGCTGGCGGGAGTGGCGGCGGGCCGCCGGAGGCCCGGCCGCGACCGGCCCGACCTAG
- a CDS encoding Hsp33 family molecular chaperone HslO, whose amino-acid sequence MPDDQTQEPCGAVVTTDFVRHRNVMLVQADTGPLLVDYFLHQADHRLRPEPAHDALLRQALAVFTLHCAARPRNEHLAWTVGLQEPRLNLFLAGDNEDCTVTGRLFTENVREAPANVFYSEVMPGRGAEKRRSVVNFEGTDLVRAAETFYATSEQRPARFFDRGDDRHALLLALPDCDEAWLRSVDLAGLNALAGTETLTRIEHRLYRWNCGCNQRKILAALAPVARGGLDGLFGEEEVIQVQCPRCAAGYAITREAMEAWLAGPASV is encoded by the coding sequence ATGCCCGATGACCAGACCCAGGAACCGTGCGGTGCGGTGGTGACGACGGATTTCGTCCGCCACCGCAACGTCATGCTCGTGCAGGCCGACACCGGCCCGCTGCTGGTGGATTATTTCCTGCACCAGGCGGATCACCGGTTGCGGCCGGAGCCCGCTCACGACGCCCTGCTGCGGCAGGCGCTGGCGGTGTTCACGCTCCATTGTGCGGCCCGGCCGCGCAACGAGCACCTGGCCTGGACGGTGGGGCTGCAGGAACCGCGACTGAATCTGTTTCTGGCCGGCGACAACGAGGACTGCACGGTGACGGGCCGCCTGTTCACCGAGAACGTGCGCGAGGCGCCGGCGAACGTGTTCTACAGCGAGGTGATGCCCGGGCGGGGCGCCGAGAAGCGGCGCAGCGTGGTGAACTTCGAGGGCACCGACCTCGTTCGCGCGGCCGAGACCTTCTATGCGACGAGCGAGCAGCGGCCGGCACGATTTTTTGACCGCGGGGATGACCGGCATGCCTTGTTGCTGGCGTTGCCCGATTGCGACGAGGCGTGGTTGCGGTCGGTCGACCTTGCCGGGCTGAACGCCCTGGCGGGGACGGAGACCCTGACGCGGATCGAGCACCGGCTCTACCGGTGGAACTGCGGGTGCAACCAACGCAAGATCCTCGCCGCACTGGCGCCCGTCGCCCGGGGCGGCCTGGACGGGCTCTTTGGCGAGGAGGAGGTCATTCAGGTGCAGTGTCCGCGTTGCGCCGCCGGCTATGCCATCACGCGCGAGGCGATGGAGGCCTGGCTGGCAGGGCCGGCGTCGGTCTGA
- a CDS encoding glycosyltransferase family A protein, translated as MSALSVLLPVRNAVTTIARAVASVQAQTWTDWELVVVDDGSTDGTRAWLRAAARAEPRLRLIEQPAQGIVAALNAGLAAARGRFIARMDADDECHPERLAVQTAFLADHPTIGLVACRVGYGGDRSVQAGYAHHVDWQNGLVTPDQIALNRFVESPLAHPSVMFRREVVERHGGYRDGDWPEDYELWLRWLEAGVAMAKVPRELLTWHDPAGRLSRTDPRYGPEAFFRVKAGYVAREVGRLRGPDPEVWIWGAGRPTRKRAAMLTEHGVRIVGYVDIDPRKTGNRVGGVPVIGPEALPPPGSIFVLGYVGKRGARETTRAALTQRGYREGRDFLMGA; from the coding sequence GTGAGCGCCCTCTCCGTCCTCCTGCCCGTGCGCAATGCGGTCACGACCATCGCCCGCGCGGTGGCATCCGTGCAGGCGCAGACATGGACGGACTGGGAGCTGGTGGTGGTGGACGACGGGTCGACCGACGGCACGCGGGCGTGGCTGCGGGCGGCGGCCCGGGCCGAGCCGCGGTTGCGGCTGATCGAACAACCGGCGCAAGGCATCGTGGCGGCCCTCAATGCAGGCCTCGCAGCGGCCCGGGGCCGGTTTATCGCGCGGATGGATGCGGATGATGAGTGTCACCCCGAGCGCCTTGCGGTGCAGACGGCTTTTCTGGCGGACCATCCGACGATCGGGTTGGTGGCCTGCCGGGTGGGTTACGGCGGCGACCGGTCGGTCCAGGCCGGGTATGCGCATCATGTGGACTGGCAGAACGGGTTGGTGACGCCGGACCAGATCGCGCTGAACCGGTTCGTGGAATCGCCGCTGGCGCATCCGAGCGTCATGTTCCGGCGCGAGGTGGTGGAACGACACGGCGGGTATCGGGACGGGGATTGGCCCGAGGATTATGAGCTTTGGTTGCGCTGGCTGGAGGCTGGGGTGGCGATGGCGAAGGTCCCGCGCGAGTTGCTCACGTGGCACGATCCGGCCGGACGCTTGTCGCGCACGGATCCGCGTTACGGCCCGGAGGCGTTTTTCCGGGTGAAGGCCGGGTATGTGGCGCGGGAGGTGGGGCGACTCCGGGGCCCGGATCCGGAGGTCTGGATCTGGGGCGCCGGGCGGCCGACCCGGAAGCGCGCGGCAATGCTTACGGAGCACGGGGTCAGGATTGTGGGCTACGTGGATATTGATCCACGCAAGACGGGGAACCGGGTGGGCGGCGTGCCGGTGATCGGGCCGGAGGCGCTGCCGCCGCCTGGGTCGATCTTCGTGCTGGGTTACGTGGGGAAACGGGGGGCGCGCGAAACGACCCGGGCAGCCCTCACCCAGCGGGGCTACCGTGAAGGGCGGGATTTCCTGATGGGGGCGTAA